In a genomic window of Desulfosporosinus sp. Sb-LF:
- a CDS encoding phage tail protein, which yields MAYIVNFKNVSTVGLESSPIAEALAGLRANEARYFMNKYKHEFTVVPASENLETLDYVNRIMKEERDIEFAAKPLETSRFQVENIKMAYVFYEDGLAVNVMYTVDDPKKRAVGFKLSEGMEVPKELEGKFKFARQKSKLAGTIRGSFFVIKANY from the coding sequence ATGGCCTATATCGTTAATTTCAAAAATGTGTCTACAGTTGGTTTAGAGTCTTCACCTATAGCAGAAGCGCTTGCTGGTTTACGGGCTAATGAAGCCCGTTACTTTATGAACAAATATAAGCATGAATTTACGGTTGTACCAGCTAGCGAAAACCTGGAAACCCTTGATTATGTGAACCGAATTATGAAAGAAGAACGTGATATTGAGTTTGCGGCCAAACCTTTAGAAACGTCGCGTTTTCAAGTGGAAAATATCAAAATGGCCTACGTCTTTTATGAGGATGGTCTTGCGGTTAACGTCATGTATACGGTTGATGACCCTAAGAAGCGGGCCGTTGGTTTTAAACTTTCTGAGGGGATGGAGGTACCAAAGGAGTTAGAAGGGAAGTTTAAGTTTGCTAGGCAGAAGTCTAAACTAGCTGGAACAATTCGGGGTTCGTTTTTTGTAATTAAAGCAAATTACTAA
- a CDS encoding VOC family protein, with the protein MTRNGNDYTKWFVFGVADIHKEYKRLLKNGVKFTMEPTKMGEVTITVFDDTCGNLIQ; encoded by the coding sequence ATCACCAGGAACGGCAATGATTATACAAAGTGGTTCGTGTTTGGTGTTGCAGATATTCATAAAGAGTACAAAAGATTATTGAAAAACGGCGTGAAGTTTACTATGGAGCCGACAAAAATGGGAGAAGTCACAATAACTGTCTTCGATGATACATGCGGCAACCTTATTCAGTAG
- a CDS encoding pyridoxamine 5'-phosphate oxidase family protein, whose product MLNEKLLEVLAHPADGEVAIVTQGEDGPHVVNTWNSYVHVTEDDRLLIPVSRMHNTEKNIERDNRVKLTIGSREVQGTRYKGTGFLITGTAKVVKEGPEFDMTKERFSWPRAVLEITIDKVVHTL is encoded by the coding sequence ATGTTAAACGAAAAATTGTTAGAAGTCTTAGCTCATCCTGCTGATGGTGAGGTGGCCATTGTTACACAAGGTGAAGATGGACCACACGTCGTTAATACATGGAATAGTTACGTCCATGTCACTGAAGATGATAGGTTGTTAATTCCCGTAAGCCGAATGCACAATACGGAGAAAAATATTGAGCGGGATAATCGAGTTAAGTTGACAATAGGAAGCCGGGAGGTTCAAGGAACGAGGTATAAGGGAACTGGTTTTCTAATTACCGGAACGGCGAAAGTTGTAAAAGAGGGTCCCGAGTTTGATATGACAAAAGAAAGGTTTTCTTGGCCAAGAGCGGTTTTAGAAATAACCATAGACAAAGTCGTGCACACTCTCTAA
- a CDS encoding pyridoxamine 5'-phosphate oxidase family protein has translation MFKEIRRKERKLDTAEAFEILEKGEYGILSTIGENGYPYGVPLNYVLNDNALYFHCAREGNKLENIQFNDLVSFCVVTYAKVQPEKFVSLYESAIVFGKTVEVIDEEKERAMVEFTRKFCKDNFREAIDQIHQFLQSVKVVKLTIDHVTAKTNL, from the coding sequence ATGTTTAAAGAAATAAGGCGGAAGGAAAGAAAATTAGATACCGCAGAGGCATTTGAAATTCTAGAAAAAGGTGAATATGGCATACTTTCAACGATCGGGGAAAATGGCTACCCTTATGGTGTCCCTTTAAACTATGTTCTTAACGATAATGCCCTCTATTTTCACTGTGCCCGTGAAGGTAATAAGTTAGAAAATATACAGTTTAACGACCTAGTTTCCTTTTGTGTTGTGACTTATGCCAAGGTTCAACCCGAAAAATTCGTTAGCCTATACGAAAGTGCGATTGTATTTGGAAAAACTGTAGAGGTCATTGATGAGGAAAAAGAAAGGGCTATGGTCGAGTTTACTAGGAAATTCTGCAAAGATAATTTTCGAGAAGCTATTGACCAAATCCACCAATTCTTACAATCAGTTAAAGTTGTTAAACTTACCATTGATCATGTTACCGCTAAAACAAATTTATAG
- a CDS encoding PLP-dependent aminotransferase family protein, whose amino-acid sequence MFLLDTNSSKSLYWQLYEQIKDRINSGDLQANSKLPSVRHLSNLLGVSISTVENTYRQLLIEGYIESRPRSGYFVVPPYKEFTPKCSKQMSGGVNDQELRNENNIEYDFHPAKLGLEDFPYSIWSRLINITLKEQSQNLLSYNESMGEWSLRCELQKYLEKSRGVCCSPEQILICSGLQHSLSILALLLRQRFSACAVEEPGNIVPKSIFENYGFDLLPIQANEEGIDLTLLTAESKVVYITPSHQFPLGYVMPINKRLKLIEWAESVGGFIIEDDYDSELRYSGKPIPSLQGLNPSGNIVYLGTFSKVLSPSLRISYMVLCPSLIESYKQMFKQYHSSVSVLEQLTLQKFISHGFWDRHLRKFRTSYKKRHDAMIDAVNDVMGNAVEIIGQGAGLHIVVRVLQKDSESELIELAKQNGVRVYSVSEYYVTNSDLSPKIMLGFGGLNPESIYRGIRRLNSAWF is encoded by the coding sequence ATGTTTTTGTTAGATACAAATAGTTCAAAATCGCTTTATTGGCAGCTTTATGAGCAAATAAAGGATCGAATTAATTCGGGGGATTTACAGGCAAACTCGAAGTTGCCATCAGTCCGGCACTTATCCAATTTGTTAGGCGTTAGTATAAGTACGGTTGAAAATACGTACCGGCAGCTTTTGATAGAGGGATATATTGAAAGCAGACCTCGTAGCGGGTATTTCGTTGTGCCTCCCTATAAAGAGTTCACCCCTAAATGCTCTAAACAAATGTCAGGTGGAGTAAATGACCAGGAATTACGAAACGAAAACAATATAGAGTATGACTTTCACCCCGCAAAATTGGGGTTGGAGGACTTTCCGTATAGTATTTGGAGCCGGCTCATAAATATTACTCTCAAAGAACAGTCTCAAAATTTACTATCCTATAATGAGTCGATGGGGGAATGGTCGTTAAGATGTGAGTTGCAAAAATACTTAGAGAAGTCCCGTGGTGTATGCTGCAGTCCTGAACAAATATTAATTTGCTCAGGGCTGCAGCATAGTTTATCCATCCTCGCTCTGCTTTTGAGGCAAAGGTTTTCGGCATGTGCCGTTGAAGAACCGGGAAATATTGTCCCAAAATCAATTTTTGAGAATTATGGTTTTGATTTACTACCAATCCAGGCAAACGAGGAAGGGATAGACTTAACTTTATTGACAGCCGAAAGTAAAGTTGTTTATATAACTCCATCTCATCAATTTCCCTTAGGATATGTCATGCCCATTAATAAACGATTAAAATTAATAGAATGGGCCGAAAGCGTGGGGGGATTTATTATCGAGGATGATTATGATAGCGAATTAAGATATTCCGGCAAACCCATTCCTTCTTTACAAGGACTTAATCCAAGTGGAAATATTGTATATCTTGGTACCTTTTCGAAGGTATTATCGCCTTCCCTGAGAATCAGTTATATGGTTTTATGTCCTTCACTCATAGAATCTTATAAGCAAATGTTTAAACAGTATCATTCGTCTGTGTCGGTATTGGAACAGTTAACGTTGCAAAAATTTATAAGTCATGGTTTTTGGGATCGCCATTTGCGTAAGTTTCGTACGTCTTATAAAAAGAGGCACGATGCAATGATTGATGCCGTCAATGATGTTATGGGAAATGCAGTAGAAATTATAGGCCAAGGGGCAGGACTTCATATTGTTGTTAGAGTCCTACAAAAAGATTCGGAAAGCGAATTAATAGAACTTGCCAAACAAAATGGGGTCCGTGTATACTCTGTTTCCGAATATTATGTTACGAATAGTGACTTGTCTCCAAAAATTATGTTGGGATTCGGGGGTTTAAATCCGGAAAGTATTTATAGGGGAATACGGAGATTGAATAGTGCGTGGTTTTGA
- a CDS encoding Fic family protein — protein MKNEALLSEAELLFTTQRLLELQASPILADYNLEHLIQIHYYIFQDIYPFAGKTREEDISKDNTLFAHWQYLDQNANQLFRKLKEEGFLIGTNVERFSLRSAFYMSELNILHPFREGNGRVIREYIRCLAIESDYVINWNVINKDTLLRASIMSVYDIEPLSSCIRKTIEN, from the coding sequence TTGAAAAATGAAGCGCTACTAAGTGAAGCCGAATTACTCTTCACAACACAAAGGCTCTTAGAACTTCAAGCATCCCCTATTTTAGCTGATTATAATTTGGAACATTTAATACAAATCCACTATTATATATTCCAAGATATCTATCCTTTTGCGGGTAAAACTCGAGAGGAGGATATCTCCAAGGATAATACTTTATTTGCTCATTGGCAGTATTTGGATCAGAATGCCAACCAACTTTTCAGAAAGCTTAAAGAAGAAGGTTTCTTAATCGGTACAAATGTCGAACGTTTCTCTCTAAGATCGGCGTTTTACATGTCTGAACTAAACATTCTTCACCCTTTTCGAGAAGGTAATGGACGTGTAATTCGTGAATACATTCGTTGTTTGGCTATTGAGAGCGATTATGTTATAAACTGGAATGTTATAAATAAAGATACTCTGCTTCGGGCTTCGATTATGTCTGTCTACGATATAGAACCCCTATCAAGTTGTATTAGAAAAACTATCGAAAATTAA
- the ligD gene encoding DNA ligase D: MTAKLNEYNQKRNFARTLEPEGIKEVDQEDLRYVIQHHLARRDHYDFRLEWDGALLSWAVPKGPSYNTRDKRLAIQVEDHPLDYRNFEGTIPKGEYGGGVVMIWDEGSWEPYGDVADGLRAGVLKFVLKGQRLKGKWALVRLKGKAGEKQPSWLLLKEKDEYVKNADGISEFTTSIRTGRTMMEIEEEEQEKIRSNPFSSADVQLAKLVSSVPKGEDWLYELKYDGYRILTYIEGNSVRLITRNGHDYTKRFQDVVDSLVGWADGRAMILDGEMVITDSAGKTDFQALQNYLKNPQSKKLTYIVFDLLALDGADLRGHRLIDRKETLETLLKDAPENFHYSRHVRGNGTESFHAACERGMEGIVGKKADSVYSGARNGDWIKLKCDTRQEFVIGGYTLSARKTSGISSLLLGIYEGEDLVYAGRAGTGLSEADMKELEGKFAGLKRREPSFKLPPKPRSQETITWLEPELVAEIKFAEWTQEHLLRQASFKGLRIDKNPRDINKEKADEEIQPSSSGNRTERAVKANANSLIIEGIKISNPDKVIFNDSAITKGDVIRYYAQVAERMLPYVSRRILSIVRCPKGISQTCFYKKHPGPGSLGIVTIPISTGGGEMEDYFYIENTSGLIAEAQMGTLEFHIWGSRVDELEKPDMMVFDLDPDEGMDLSTVRQGVRDTKTILAELSLNSYLKTSGGKGYHVVVPLKPAVAWEKFHGFARLVAEVMEQKWPDRYTSNVRKAKRTNKIFIDWIRNGRGATSIAPYSLRAREGAGVSMPIAWDELDTVAPNGINMVEALRRNGGNDPWSGFYRNNQGLK; the protein is encoded by the coding sequence ATGACTGCAAAACTCAACGAGTACAATCAAAAAAGGAATTTTGCCAGAACCTTGGAACCAGAAGGGATCAAAGAAGTTGACCAAGAGGATCTGAGGTATGTCATCCAGCATCATCTGGCCCGCAGAGATCACTACGATTTTCGCCTGGAATGGGACGGAGCTCTCTTGAGCTGGGCAGTGCCCAAGGGCCCTTCCTATAATACACGGGATAAGAGGCTTGCCATACAGGTGGAGGATCATCCTTTGGACTACAGAAACTTTGAGGGAACGATTCCCAAAGGTGAATATGGCGGCGGAGTTGTTATGATCTGGGATGAAGGCAGCTGGGAACCCTATGGGGATGTGGCTGACGGACTACGTGCAGGTGTGCTGAAGTTTGTTCTGAAAGGACAAAGGCTTAAGGGAAAGTGGGCTCTGGTGCGATTGAAAGGGAAAGCTGGCGAGAAGCAACCGAGCTGGCTTTTGCTTAAAGAAAAGGACGAGTATGTCAAAAATGCCGACGGGATTTCTGAATTTACCACCAGCATCAGAACTGGACGCACCATGATGGAAATTGAAGAAGAGGAACAGGAAAAAATCAGGAGTAACCCCTTCAGCAGTGCCGACGTGCAGCTTGCCAAATTAGTCAGTTCGGTTCCGAAGGGTGAGGATTGGCTTTATGAATTGAAATACGACGGCTACAGAATCCTGACGTACATTGAAGGCAACAGCGTCCGGCTGATCACCAGGAATGGCCATGATTATACAAAGCGGTTCCAGGATGTCGTCGATTCCCTCGTGGGATGGGCGGATGGTAGGGCGATGATTTTGGACGGCGAAATGGTCATCACGGACTCAGCGGGCAAGACGGATTTTCAGGCTCTGCAGAACTATCTAAAAAATCCCCAGTCGAAAAAACTGACCTATATCGTCTTTGATCTCCTAGCGCTGGACGGAGCGGACCTCCGGGGACATCGCCTGATTGACAGGAAGGAAACCCTTGAAACCTTGCTGAAGGATGCTCCGGAAAACTTCCACTACAGCCGGCATGTGAGAGGAAATGGAACGGAAAGTTTCCACGCGGCCTGTGAGAGAGGCATGGAAGGGATCGTCGGCAAAAAAGCTGATTCCGTCTACAGCGGAGCAAGAAACGGCGATTGGATCAAATTGAAATGCGATACACGGCAGGAATTTGTGATCGGAGGATATACTCTGAGTGCTAGAAAAACGAGCGGGATAAGTTCCCTGCTCCTTGGCATCTATGAAGGTGAGGACTTAGTTTATGCAGGACGTGCCGGCACCGGACTGAGTGAAGCCGACATGAAAGAGCTGGAGGGGAAATTTGCAGGCCTAAAGAGAAGGGAGCCCTCTTTCAAACTCCCTCCCAAGCCCAGGTCGCAGGAAACGATCACCTGGCTTGAACCTGAATTGGTCGCGGAAATTAAATTTGCCGAGTGGACCCAAGAGCATCTGTTAAGGCAGGCAAGCTTCAAAGGCTTGAGGATAGACAAGAATCCCAGGGACATTAACAAGGAAAAAGCGGATGAGGAAATACAGCCTTCATCATCTGGAAATAGAACGGAGAGAGCCGTGAAAGCAAACGCCAATAGTCTTATTATTGAAGGAATCAAGATTAGCAACCCTGATAAGGTGATCTTTAACGACTCTGCAATTACCAAAGGGGATGTGATTCGGTATTATGCCCAGGTGGCAGAGCGAATGCTGCCCTATGTGAGCCGCAGGATTCTCAGTATTGTGCGCTGTCCCAAGGGCATCTCCCAGACCTGCTTCTATAAGAAGCATCCCGGTCCGGGGAGCCTTGGTATCGTCACCATCCCTATTTCCACCGGCGGTGGAGAAATGGAAGACTACTTCTATATCGAGAACACGTCCGGGCTGATAGCCGAAGCGCAAATGGGTACCTTAGAATTTCATATCTGGGGAAGTCGTGTGGACGAGCTGGAAAAGCCTGATATGATGGTGTTCGATCTGGACCCGGATGAGGGAATGGATCTAAGCACGGTGCGCCAGGGTGTGCGGGATACGAAAACTATTCTCGCCGAGCTTTCCCTGAACTCGTACCTCAAGACCAGCGGTGGCAAAGGCTACCATGTGGTCGTCCCGTTAAAACCTGCCGTTGCCTGGGAAAAGTTTCATGGTTTTGCCAGGCTCGTTGCCGAAGTGATGGAGCAGAAGTGGCCTGATCGCTACACAAGCAATGTGAGAAAGGCTAAGCGTACTAACAAAATTTTCATCGACTGGATTCGCAACGGCAGAGGTGCTACCAGCATTGCCCCCTATTCCCTAAGAGCCAGGGAAGGGGCCGGGGTGTCCATGCCCATCGCGTGGGACGAACTGGACACAGTAGCTCCCAACGGTATCAATATGGTGGAGGCACTCCGGAGAAACGGCGGCAATGACCCTTGGAGCGGTTTTTATCGGAATAATCAGGGGCTTAAATGA
- a CDS encoding YnfA family protein → MVNAFFLFILAGLAEIGGGYLVWLWLREARPLWYGILGGIILVLYGIIPTLQKFPNFGRTYAAYGGIFIFLAVIWGWGIDKKIPDTYDWIGVAVCMVGVSIMLWAPRH, encoded by the coding sequence TTGGTTAATGCATTTTTTCTATTTATCCTCGCTGGTTTAGCCGAAATAGGAGGAGGTTATTTAGTATGGCTTTGGCTTAGAGAAGCACGACCTCTTTGGTATGGAATTTTAGGCGGAATAATCCTTGTTCTTTACGGCATCATACCGACCTTACAAAAGTTCCCGAACTTTGGTAGGACTTATGCAGCCTATGGAGGAATTTTTATATTTTTAGCAGTTATATGGGGATGGGGAATTGATAAGAAAATTCCCGATACATACGATTGGATAGGCGTAGCTGTATGTATGGTTGGTGTCTCTATCATGCTATGGGCACCAAGGCATTAA
- the larC gene encoding nickel pincer cofactor biosynthesis protein LarC encodes MKVLYFDCFSGISGDMTLGALLDLGVDEQSLRRELDKLKLDGYKLVIGKSIKNGITGMDVNVILTTHHHHSDHSHTHTHAHDHHARNLRDIELLIEESDLSLGVKNFGKKVFREIAAAEAKVHDKDIYEVHFHEVGAVDSIVDIVGTAICLDLLGVDRVYASKLYDGHGFIECQHGIIPVPVPAVMEMLSGSRIPLIQTDINTELITPTGMGIIKSLSLGFGTMPEMSVDRVGYGMGKRETGGFNALRVVIGTMDEAEKDTPNEIVLLETNIDDMSGEALGYTMEQLFENGALDVFYTPIFMKKNRPAVILTVIATIQNEEKLADMILRETTTLGIRRSRCQRYCMNREIVKASTEFGDVRVKVASRNGIVKYAPEYDDCRNMARKTGQTFIEVYNAVLRQVVEG; translated from the coding sequence ATGAAGGTACTATACTTTGACTGTTTTTCAGGGATTAGCGGGGATATGACCCTTGGTGCTTTGCTGGATCTGGGTGTTGATGAACAGAGCTTAAGGAGAGAGCTTGATAAGCTTAAGCTTGATGGGTATAAGCTTGTTATAGGAAAAAGCATAAAAAACGGGATAACCGGTATGGATGTGAATGTCATTCTGACGACACATCATCATCATTCCGATCACAGCCACACTCACACTCACGCTCACGATCATCATGCACGAAATTTGAGAGATATTGAGTTACTCATTGAAGAGAGTGACTTATCACTGGGCGTGAAAAATTTTGGTAAAAAGGTATTTAGAGAGATCGCGGCTGCTGAAGCCAAAGTGCATGATAAAGACATTTATGAGGTGCATTTCCATGAAGTTGGAGCCGTTGACTCCATTGTGGATATTGTAGGTACGGCTATATGTCTTGACTTGCTCGGAGTTGATAGAGTATATGCATCAAAACTCTATGATGGACATGGTTTTATCGAATGTCAGCATGGAATCATACCAGTTCCTGTACCGGCGGTCATGGAGATGCTGTCTGGAAGCAGGATCCCTCTGATACAGACCGATATAAATACAGAGCTTATTACACCTACAGGAATGGGGATAATAAAGAGCCTATCTTTAGGCTTTGGCACGATGCCCGAAATGTCGGTGGACAGGGTAGGCTATGGCATGGGAAAAAGGGAAACGGGAGGCTTTAATGCCTTAAGGGTCGTGATAGGTACTATGGATGAGGCCGAAAAGGATACTCCTAATGAGATAGTGCTCCTTGAAACCAACATCGATGATATGAGCGGCGAAGCATTGGGCTATACGATGGAACAGTTATTTGAAAATGGAGCACTCGATGTCTTTTATACGCCTATTTTTATGAAGAAGAACCGCCCTGCAGTTATACTAACGGTCATTGCAACGATTCAGAATGAAGAGAAACTTGCGGATATGATTCTGCGTGAGACAACGACTCTGGGGATAAGAAGAAGCCGTTGTCAAAGATACTGTATGAACAGAGAAATCGTCAAGGCCTCTACGGAATTCGGAGATGTCAGGGTAAAAGTGGCATCTAGAAATGGTATTGTTAAGTATGCTCCTGAATACGATGATTGCAGAAATATGGCTAGAAAAACAGGGCAGACTTTTATTGAAGTTTATAATGCCGTGTTGAGACAGGTTGTTGAGGGGTGA
- a CDS encoding DUF1456 family protein: protein MSAVNCLRRVSWRFRSSTIEGHRQYKECGDQFARNFLKGLAKRIRG from the coding sequence ATGTCTGCGGTGAATTGCTTGCGGAGAGTTTCTTGGCGATTTAGATCGTCGACCATTGAAGGTCATAGGCAGTATAAAGAGTGTGGTGATCAATTCGCTAGAAATTTCTTAAAAGGATTAGCTAAAAGAATCAGGGGATAG
- a CDS encoding MarR family transcriptional regulator, with amino-acid sequence MDHLFQEQAQELLKIFSQFKRSSGQQPFSKLGIKPSEFYLLHLLIEHGDDPSLGMRVTEISEKLGITPSGVTHSINSLEKNGFIERLADPKDRRIVLVRATEKSKKIIKQLYAERVQFIEGLVTFLGESDSKEFIRLFSKALDYFKESRKK; translated from the coding sequence ATGGATCATTTATTTCAAGAACAAGCCCAAGAGTTACTGAAGATTTTCTCGCAATTTAAACGGTCAAGTGGGCAACAACCTTTTTCTAAGCTTGGGATCAAACCCAGTGAATTTTATTTGCTTCACTTGCTTATAGAGCATGGTGACGATCCATCCTTAGGCATGAGGGTTACCGAGATTAGTGAAAAGCTTGGGATTACACCTAGTGGCGTTACCCACAGCATTAATTCACTAGAAAAGAATGGGTTTATTGAACGATTAGCCGACCCAAAGGATCGACGGATCGTATTGGTCAGGGCTACGGAGAAAAGTAAGAAAATCATCAAACAGCTCTATGCTGAGCGAGTCCAATTTATTGAAGGTTTAGTGACTTTTTTAGGAGAGAGTGATAGCAAAGAATTCATTCGACTATTTTCAAAAGCCCTCGATTATTTTAAAGAAAGCAGGAAGAAGTAA
- a CDS encoding MDR family MFS transporter has protein sequence METNRKRSILILGLLLGMFFASLDQTIVGTAMPRVVSDLQGLNIFVWVTTAYMLSSTTVVPIAGKLADIFGRRIMYVSGIVIFMVGSALSGQAHSMTSLILSRALQGVGGGIMMPMAMTIVGDIFPPAQRGKWQGIMGALFGLSSIVGPTIGGWIVDHSSWRWVFYINIPVGILAAATIFVGLSGEQRAKEKAITIDYAGVVSLIFGVVPLLLGLSLGGRDYPWGSWQILTLFATAIIFLSAFVMVEKKAADPILSLHLFENKVFTTVNIVGFLMGFGMFGAIMFLPLYLQGVLGVSATSSGNTMIPMMAAMMITSILGGKLVTRIQFRVQLALGMAIMAIGFYLMSTMNVSTSQLTAIVNIIVLGLGMGLVMPTLTIAVQSVFPPSERGVVTAATQFFRSIGSTLGMTILGVVMNQYSASSLRGNFLPTVQAIPGIQASPFAGMLAKAETDPQGLFNMLLSPDALKSIPQPLQQIMMPPLKLALANSLHYVFLVAMGIVFIGTCVSLFMGDARIEVEGNSKTRVKLEPDLNHA, from the coding sequence ATGGAAACGAATCGGAAACGCAGTATTTTAATTCTTGGATTACTCTTAGGGATGTTCTTTGCAAGTTTGGATCAGACAATCGTGGGGACCGCCATGCCCCGAGTCGTTTCAGATTTGCAAGGGTTAAATATCTTTGTGTGGGTAACAACGGCCTATATGTTAAGCTCGACGACCGTTGTACCAATTGCAGGTAAATTAGCGGATATTTTTGGTCGCCGTATCATGTACGTCTCGGGTATTGTGATCTTTATGGTGGGGTCGGCGTTATCTGGACAAGCACATTCTATGACGTCGTTAATCTTATCCCGTGCTCTTCAAGGTGTGGGCGGTGGAATCATGATGCCAATGGCCATGACCATTGTTGGAGATATATTTCCGCCAGCTCAAAGGGGTAAATGGCAAGGAATCATGGGCGCTCTATTTGGCCTTTCTTCTATAGTTGGTCCAACCATCGGAGGTTGGATTGTCGACCATTCTTCTTGGCGTTGGGTATTTTATATTAACATTCCCGTTGGGATACTAGCTGCGGCCACGATCTTTGTGGGTCTCTCCGGTGAACAACGCGCAAAAGAGAAAGCCATCACCATTGATTATGCGGGAGTTGTGTCGCTCATTTTTGGAGTCGTGCCCCTATTACTGGGTTTAAGTCTGGGCGGGAGAGACTATCCCTGGGGCTCTTGGCAAATCCTGACCCTCTTTGCAACGGCAATCATCTTCTTAAGTGCCTTTGTGATGGTTGAGAAAAAAGCCGCCGACCCGATCTTAAGTCTGCATTTATTTGAGAACAAAGTATTTACTACGGTTAATATTGTTGGTTTTCTCATGGGCTTTGGTATGTTTGGAGCGATTATGTTCTTACCCTTGTATCTCCAAGGTGTACTGGGCGTAAGCGCAACATCCTCAGGCAATACCATGATTCCGATGATGGCGGCCATGATGATAACAAGTATTTTGGGGGGCAAACTCGTCACTAGAATTCAGTTCCGCGTACAGCTCGCCCTGGGAATGGCCATTATGGCCATTGGGTTCTACTTGATGAGTACCATGAATGTTAGCACGAGTCAATTAACGGCGATCGTTAACATTATTGTCTTAGGATTAGGAATGGGCTTAGTGATGCCAACGCTGACAATTGCAGTCCAGAGTGTCTTTCCTCCCTCTGAAAGAGGGGTTGTTACCGCTGCAACTCAATTCTTTCGTAGTATTGGAAGCACCCTTGGGATGACGATTCTCGGAGTGGTTATGAATCAATACTCGGCAAGTTCTTTAAGAGGAAACTTTTTACCAACGGTTCAAGCGATTCCTGGTATCCAAGCAAGCCCTTTTGCGGGTATGCTTGCAAAGGCTGAAACTGATCCACAAGGGTTATTTAATATGCTGCTTAGTCCTGATGCTCTAAAAAGCATTCCTCAACCGTTACAACAAATCATGATGCCTCCGTTGAAATTAGCCTTAGCAAACTCTCTGCATTATGTGTTTCTAGTAGCAATGGGTATTGTATTTATTGGGACCTGCGTTAGTTTGTTTATGGGAGATGCAAGAATTGAGGTCGAAGGAAATTCAAAAACAAGGGTCAAACTGGAACCTGACTTGAATCATGCTTAA